In one window of Gorilla gorilla gorilla isolate KB3781 chromosome 2, NHGRI_mGorGor1-v2.1_pri, whole genome shotgun sequence DNA:
- the CPNE9 gene encoding copine-9 isoform X3, with protein sequence MQLCANKLDKKDFFGKSDPFLVFYRSNEDGTFTICHKTEVVKNTLNPVWQPFSIPVRALCNGDYDRTVKIDVYDWDRDGSHDFIGEFTTSYRELSKAQNQFTVYEVLNPRKKCKKKKYVNSGTVTLLSFSVDSEFTFVDYIKGGTQLNFTVAIDFTASNGNPLQPTSLHYMSPYQLSAYAMALKAVGEIIQDYDSDKLFPAYGFGAKLPPEGRISHQFPLNNNDEDPNCAGIEGVLESYFQSLRTVQLYGPTYFAPVINQVARAAAKISDGSQYYVLLIITDGVISDMTQTKEAIVSASSLPMSIIIVGVGPAMFEAMEELDGDDVRVSSRGRYAERDIVQFVPFRDYVDRSGNQVLSMARLAKDVLAEIPEQLLSYMRTRDIQPRPPPPANPSPIPAPEQP encoded by the exons ATGCAGCTGTGTGCAAACAAGCTGGACAAGAAGGACTTCTTTGGGAAATCAGACCCCTTCCTTGTGTTCTACAGGAGCAATGAGGATGGCAC GTTCACCATCTGCCACAAGACAGAGGTTGTGAAAAACACGCTGAATCCTGTGTGGCAGCCCTTCAGCATCCCTGTGCGGGCTCTGTGCAATGGAGACTATGACAG AACGGTGAAGATTGATGTGTACGACTGGGACCGGGATGGAAG CCACGATTTCATTGGTGAGTTCACCACCAGCTACCGGGAGCTGAGCAAGGCCCAGAACCAGTTCACAGTATATGAG GTTCTTAACCCTCGGAAGAAATGTAAGAAGAAGAAATATGTCAACTCAGGAACT GTGACGCTGCTCTCCTTCTCTGTGGACTCTGAATTCACTTTTGTTGATTACATCAAGGGAGG GACACAGCTGAACTTCACAGTAGCTATTGACTTCACGGCTTCCAATG GGAATCCTCTGCAGCCTACCTCCCTGCACTACATGAGTCCCTACCAGCTCAGCGCCTATGCCATGGCCCTCAAGGCAGTGGGAGAGATCATCCAGGACTATGACAGTGATAAGCTCTTCCCAGCTTATGGCTTTGGGGCCAAGCTGCCCCCAGAGGGACGGATCTCCCACCAGTTCCCCCTG AACAACAATGATGAGGACCCCAACTGTGCGGGCATCGAGGGTGTGCTGGAGAGCTATTTCCAGAGCCTGCGCACAGTGCAGCTCTACGGGCCCACCTACTTTGCTCCTGTCATCAACCAAGTGGCCAG GGCTGCAGCCAAGATCTCTGATGGCTCCCAGTACTATGttctgctcatcatcactgatggGGTCATCTCTGACATGACGCAGACCAAGGAGGCCATCGTCAGC GCCTCCTCATTGCCCATGTCTATCATTATCGTCGGTGTAGGACCAGCCATGTTTGAGG CAATGGAAGAGTTGGACGGTGATGATGTGCGCGTGTCCTCTAGGGGACGCTACGCAGAGCGAGACATCGTTCAG TTCGTCCCATTCCGAGACTATGTTGACCGGTCAGGGAACCAGGTGTTGAGCATGGCCCGACTGGCCAAGGATGTGCTGGCCGAGATCCCGGAGCAGCTGCTGTCCTATATGCGCACCAGAGACATCCAGCCTcggcccccaccccctgccaaccCCAGCCCGATCCCAGCTCCAGAGCAGCCCTGA